Proteins encoded together in one Kitasatospora albolonga window:
- a CDS encoding peptidase M48 yields MTDSSHENVPSRARRRFPGISSRAYEHPADRSALVALRRLTGFDTVFKALSGLLPERSLRLLFLSDSVRVSEAQFAHLHDMLRDACYILDLEKVPPMYVKQDPQPNAMCIGLDEPIIVVTTGLVELLDEEEMRAVVGHEVGHALSGHSVYRTILLFLTNLAVKVAWIPLGNVAIMAIVTALREWFRKSELSADRAGLLVGQDIQASMRGLMKIAGGNHLHEMNVDAFLAQADEYEKGGDLRDSVLKILNVLPRTHPFTTVRAAELKKWSETRDYQRIMDGHYPRRDEDKDTSVSDSFRESASHYADTVRTSKDPLMKLVGDIAGGAGDLGGKLRDKFTGGGGGGAKGGAGGSATDGGGTPGGPEGPEESGEGPRKA; encoded by the coding sequence ATGACCGACAGCAGTCACGAGAACGTGCCGAGCAGGGCGCGCAGGCGATTCCCCGGGATCTCGTCCCGGGCCTACGAGCACCCGGCGGACCGCTCGGCCCTGGTGGCCCTGCGCAGGCTCACCGGTTTCGACACCGTGTTCAAGGCGCTCAGCGGGCTGCTCCCCGAGCGCAGCCTGCGGCTGCTCTTCCTCTCCGACTCCGTGCGGGTGAGCGAGGCGCAGTTCGCGCACCTCCACGACATGCTGCGCGACGCGTGTTACATCCTGGACCTGGAGAAGGTCCCGCCGATGTACGTGAAGCAGGACCCGCAGCCCAACGCCATGTGCATCGGGCTCGACGAGCCGATCATCGTGGTGACCACCGGCCTGGTCGAGCTGCTCGACGAGGAGGAGATGCGGGCGGTGGTGGGCCACGAGGTGGGCCACGCGCTCTCCGGTCACTCGGTGTACCGGACGATACTGCTCTTCCTCACCAACCTGGCCGTGAAGGTCGCCTGGATTCCGCTGGGGAACGTGGCGATCATGGCGATAGTGACGGCGCTGCGCGAGTGGTTCCGCAAGTCGGAGCTCTCCGCCGACCGGGCCGGACTCCTGGTGGGCCAGGACATCCAGGCGTCGATGCGCGGTCTGATGAAGATCGCCGGTGGCAACCACCTCCACGAGATGAACGTGGACGCCTTCCTGGCCCAGGCCGACGAGTACGAGAAGGGCGGGGACCTGCGGGACTCGGTCCTCAAGATCCTCAATGTGCTGCCCCGGACGCATCCCTTCACCACGGTGCGGGCCGCCGAGCTGAAGAAGTGGTCGGAGACCCGGGACTACCAGCGGATCATGGACGGCCACTACCCCCGGCGCGACGAGGACAAGGACACCTCGGTGTCCGACTCATTCCGGGAGTCCGCCTCGCACTACGCCGACACCGTGCGCACGAGCAAGGACCCGCTGATGAAGCTGGTCGGGGACATCGCCGGGGGCGCCGGGGACCTGGGCGGCAAGCTGCGCGACAAGTTCACCGGTGGCGGTGGCGGGGGCGCGAAGGGCGGTGCGGGCGGTTCCGCTACGGACGGGGGCGGAACTCCCGGAGGGCCTGAGGGTCCTGAGGAGTCCGGGGAGGGGCCCCGGAAGGCGTAG